From Drosophila yakuba strain Tai18E2 chromosome 2L, Prin_Dyak_Tai18E2_2.1, whole genome shotgun sequence, one genomic window encodes:
- the LOC6527980 gene encoding mitochondrial chaperone BCS1 isoform X2, with protein sequence MTLPDLVAGLSSNPYFGAGFGLFGVGAAAAILRKGLQGGLILFRRHCMITLEVPCRDKSYQWLLKWITIRGARKTQHLSVETNFVQNDNGTIKTSYDFIPSIGKHLFQYKGNWIQVERTREQQTLDLHMGVPWETVTLTAFGNNKGIYFDILEEARQLALEATEGKTVLYTAMGAEWRPFGHPRRRRPTGSVVLDRGTSARIIADCQDFIKSSLWYTQRGIPYRRGYLLYGPPGCGKSSFITALAGELEYSVCLLNLSERGLTDDRLNHLLNVAPEQSIILLEDIDAAFVSREATPQQKSAFDGLNRITFSGLLNCLDGVGSTEARIVFMTTNYIDRLDPALVRPGRIDLKEYIGYCTQYQLEEMFKNFFANSDTAKAEEFGKRVNSFGRSASPAQIQGFFMKHKLSSPQTVIDSCEDIWENVLDHNKKNN encoded by the coding sequence ATGACTTTACCCGATCTGGTAGCTGGACTTTCGTCGAATCCCTACTTTGGGGCTGGTTTCGGACTGTTTGGAGTGGGCGCCGCTGCTGCCATATTGCGGAAGGGACTCCAGGGCGGATTGATTCTGTTCCGGCGGCACTGCATGATTACCCTAGAGGTGCCGTGTCGGGACAAATCCTATCAGTGGCTGTTGAAATGGATCACCATCAGAGGAGCCCGAAAAACGCAGCACCTGAGCGTGGAGACGAACTTTGTGCAGAACGACAATGGCACGATTAAAACCAGCTACGACTTCATACCCAGCATAGGCAAGCATCTGTTCCAGTACAAGGGCAACTGGATTCAGGTGGAGCGAACCAGAGAGCAACAGACATTGGACCTTCACATGGGTGTTCCATGGGAAACAGTGACACTAACAGCGTTCGGCAACAACAAGGGTATATATTTTGACATCCTAGAAGAGGCTAGGCAACTGGCCCTGGAAGCCACAGAAGGCAAAACCGTGCTCTATACAGCGATGGGTGCGGAATGGAGGCCCTTTGGACATCCTCGCAGAAGGCGTCCAACTGGATCGGTGGTGCTGGATCGCGGAACTTCGGCAAGAATCATTGCCGACTGCCAGGACTTCATTAAGAGCTCTCTGTGGTACACGCAACGAGGAATCCCCTATCGAAGAGGCTACCTCCTGTATGGGCCGCCTGGTTGTGGCAAGTCTAGCTTTATTACTGCCCTGGCGGGCGAACTGGAGTACAGTGTTTGCCTGTTAAATCTATCTGAAAGAGGCCTCACAGATGATCGACTTAATCACCTTCTGAATGTGGCGCCAGAACAGAGTATCATTCTGCTGGAGGATATCGACGCAGCATTCGTCTCGCGGGAAGCTACTCCGCAGCAGAAATCCGCCTTTGACGGGCTCAACAGGATTACGTTCAGTGGACTCCTAAATTGTTTGGATGGTGTTGGTTCCACGGAAGCCAGAATTGTCTTTATGACCACAAATTACATTGACCGCCTGGATCCCGCCTTAGTTCGTCCTGGTAGAATCGATTTAAAGGAATACATTGGCTATTGTACGCAATATCAGTTGGAGGAGATGTTTAAGAACTTCTTCGCCAACAGTGACACCGCAAAAGCAGAGGAGTTCGGAAAACGCGTGAATTCCTTTGGACGTTCTGCCAGTCCGGCGCAGATTCAAGGATTTTTTATGAAGCATAAACTGTCGTCCCCGCAAACTGTTATTGATTCGTGTGAGGATATCTGGGAAAATGTTTTAGatcataataaaaaaaataattga
- the LOC6527982 gene encoding uncharacterized protein LOC6527982 isoform X2: MDEKDKAQHNMISNLPLLFANGYPTSLEKITESQLENFIPFMVQCSLGHINLPKKIDCSEPEWWPESAPFEIPLKKPKAFVGNWMEKMKEIVVICYQFHKSLFLLRFCNDLAAYEHASLRFINNYNSTTSLYDRRNNKLLVTFRNENMSYDRQQKNRKCLLLQKNNSSISENVQHMMVEPPPFDIYLCDNCDAELYSKEAILEHENICCMEDDVILCDSPEPDNKCDGKNEDIELRNAFLLNFNLQSKFSDNSLCKEKQKTYSFSEETSTETSNRKRRLPSRRNRTVHSFSRCSFIPISSPAGQQLLKSTKQTISMEYISERQERLDRFCYTPLIIKSNTRQKYFEKKSNTTVHCTFKKSHEHNYHIYSFPRRQFVKRRDTTENFLFLNSPLIKQCRPISVRLKKISEHVMEEQNHTANTKLNIRLTRHNSLNSHWRISPTKEVVVDTIDLCSSDDDEQQEQTTGLPKRLGSDALTIIKLTHNNRKSSRRAVEPSKCAPEPESVVDTSVKPLQQSLYIFSNYKANSVIKRCTVDSISNHSLVSSLSTSNTFSDSQGHRKEYNQENCNFSKNLVALTDWYAHSANSEKSTTNQTTESSTFEAISAAPPFNSSGRIISIDLTS; encoded by the exons ATGGATGAAAAGGATAAAGCTCAACACAACATGATATCCAACCTACCGCTTTTGTTTGCGAACGGATATCCAACATCCCTAGAAAAAATAACGGAGTCCCAGTTAGAAAATTTTATTCCCTTCATGGTGCAATGCTCTTTAGGACATATTAACTTACCAAAGAAAATAGATTGCAGTGAACCAGAATGGTGGCCCGAAAGCGCTCCTTTCGAGATTCCGCTCAAAAAGCCGAAAGCATTTGTTGGG AATTGGAtggaaaaaatgaaagaaattgTGGTCATATGCTATCAATTTCATAAAAGCTTATTTCTTTTGAGATTTTGTAATGATTTAGCTGCGTATGAACACGCGAGCTTGAgatttataaacaattataactCAACAACTTCATTGTATGACAGGAGAAACAACAAACTGTTGGTTACCTTTCGAAATGAAAACATG TCATATGATAGACAACAAAAGAATAGGAAGTGCTTGTTGCTGCAAAAGAACAATAGTTCCATTAGTGAAAACGTACAACATATGATGGTTGAGCCACCCCCTTTTGATATATATCTATGCGACAACTGTGATGCCGAACTTTATTCTAAAGAAGCTATACTC GAACACGAAAACATTTGTTGCATGGAAGATGACGTTATACTTTGTGATTCCCCTGAGCCAGATAACAAATGTGACGGGAAAAATGAAGATATCGAACTGCGCAACGCCTTTCTTTTAAACTTTAACCTGCAATCCAAATTCTCAGATAACAGTTTATgtaaagaaaaacagaaaacctATTCATTTAGCGAAGAAACATCAACGGAAACATCAAACAGAAAAAGGCGTCTACCATCACGGAGAAATCGAACGGTTCACTCGTTTAGTAGGTGTTCCTTTATCCCAATATCATCACCTGCAGGACAGCAATTGTTAAAGTcgacaaaacaaacaatatcAATGGAATATATTTCGGAAAGACAGGAACGCCTGGATCGGTTTTGTTACACACCATTGatcataaaatcaaataccAGGCAAAAGTATTTTGAGAAAAAATCAAACACTACCGTGCACTGTACATTTAAAAAGTCGCATGAACATAACTACCACATATATTCTTTTCCGCGACGTCAATTTGTTAAACGCAGAGACACTACTGAGAACTTTTTGTTTCTAAACTCTCCGCTGATTAAGCAATGCCGTCCAATATCAGTCAGATTGAAAAAAATTTCGGAACACGTAATGGAAGAGCAAAATCACACTGCAAACACAAAACTTAATATAAGACTAACGCGCCACAATTCGCTTAACTCGCACTGGAGGATTTCACCTACCAAGGAAGTAGTTGTTGATACAATTGACTTATGCTCCTCTGACGACGATGAGCAACAAGAGCAAACAACGGGCTTGCCAAAAAGACTTGGCTCGGATGCACTTACTATAATAAAACTCACGCATAACAACAGAAAGTCAAGCAGGCGGGCTGTTGAGCCAAGCAAATGTGCTCCTGAGCCAGAATCAGTAGTCGATACTTCTGTTAAGCCGCTACAGCaatctttatatatattttcaaactATAAGGCTAACTCTGTAATTAAGCGCTGTACTGTTGACTCGATATCTAATCATTCATTGGTTAGTTCTCTGAGTACATCGAATACTTTTTCCGATTCTCAAGGACACAGAAAGGAATACAATCAAGAAAACTGTAATTTCTCTAAGAACTTGGTCGCACTTACAGACTGGTATGCTCATTCGGCTAATTCGGAAAAGAGCACTACAAATCAGACTACTGAGAGTAGTACGTTTGAAGCAATTTCCGCGGCTCCGCCTTTTAATAGCAGTGGGCGAATAATTTCCATTGATTTAACTTCATAG
- the LOC6527981 gene encoding LIM domain transcription factor LMO4.2: MNATFHSYRDILAAHHQDSSSPENFAPIVIDYRNSNHTKDIVETNSNISSSQLSFMDESSNDFNNQQLIHSNSLIKVCGGCGDKISDRYLLYALDRYWHNGCLKCHCCGAMLAEVGSSCFTRRGLILCKKDYSSMFGCSGVCSGCGETIPPSELVAKALTGINNIDLQNQQKQIINCVFHLRCFSCAKCGSSLRPGDRYTMLGASLVCEQDWHKLLKGPANSNGTLGQRKGKVGRPRRSKD; this comes from the exons ATGAATGCAACGTTCCATTCATACAGAGATATACTAGCGGCACATCACCAAGACTCATCTAGTCCTGAGAACTTCGCCCCCATAGTAATTGACTATAGAAACTCAAACCACACAAAGGACATTGTGGAGACCAACTCGAATATCTCATCGTCTCAGCTATCGTTCATGGACGAATCTTCAAACGATTTCAATAATCAGCAGTTAATTCATTCCAACTCCCTTATTAAAGTGTGTGGTGGTTGTGGAG ATAAAATAAGTGATAGATATCTTTTATACGCTTTGGACAGATACTGGCACAATGGCTGCCTCAAATGTCACTGTTGTGGAGCGATGCTAGCAGAAGTGGGCTCCAGCTGTTTTACGAGGCGAGGCCTGATTCTTTGCAAAAAGGACTATTCCAG CATGTTTGGGTGCTCCGGAGTTTGTTCTGGCTGCGGGGAAACTATACCGCCAAGTGAACTGGTAGCGAAAGCACTCACtggaataaataatatcgatttacaaaatcaacaaaaacaaataattaattgcgTATTTCATCTAAGGTGCTTTAGTTGTGCTAAGTGTGGATCCAGTCTGCGTCCTGGTGATAG GTATACTATGTTAGGAGCTAGCTTGGTGTGTGAGCAAGATTGGCACAAATTACTCAAGGGCCCCGCCAACTCGAATGGAACGCTTGGacaaaggaaaggaaaggtCGGAAGGCCCAGAAGATCAAAGGACTAA
- the LOC6527983 gene encoding probable elongation factor 1-delta isoform X1, with amino-acid sequence MKVEALDKFWADKSRYDLAEKRFYEGPQKVTDRSHYSPLVSEIAKAREHIQNSLEKIDGVTLDDGSKSELAQRLSQLEGENKDLKSQVSSLSQLLNAVVKRLDTVEAQLKLTNGVSKQPEAAAKKPEASDKDDDDDVDLFGSESEEEDGEAARIREERLAAYAAKKAKKVQIIAKSNIILDVKPWDDETDLKVMETEIRKITQDGLLWGASKFVPVAFGIQKLSISCVVEDDKVSIDWLTEEIEKLEDFVQSVDIAAFNKI; translated from the exons ATGAAAGTAGAGGCACTGGACAAATTCTGGGCTGACAAGAGTCGCTACGATCTTGCCGAGAAGCGGTTCTACGAGGGTCCCCAGAAG GTAACTGATCGCAGCCACTACAGCCCATTAGTAAGCGAAATCGCAAAGGCTAGGGAACACATACAAAACTCGCTGGAAAAG ATCGATGGAGTAACCCTGGACGATGGCTCAAAGTCCGAGCTGGCCCAGCGCCTGTCCCAATTGGAGGGTGAAAACAAGGATTTGAAGTCCCAGGTTTCCTCATTGAGCCAGCTTTTGAATGCCGTAGTGAAGCGCTTGGACACCGTGGAGGCTCAGCTGAAACTGACCAATGGTGTGTCGAAGCAGCCAGAGGCCGCAGCGAAAAAACCAGAAGCAAGTGACAAagatgatgacgacgatgtGGATCTATTCGGATCGGAAAGCGAAGAGGAGGACGGAGAGGCGGCCCGCATAAGGGAGGAAAGACTGGCGGCTTATGCTGCTAAGAAGGCCAAGAAAGTTCAAATTATTGCCAAGTCGAACATCATTCTGGATGTCAAGCCCTGGGACGATGAGACCGATCTGAAGGTTATGGAGACAGAAATCCGCAAAATCACTCAGGACGGTTTGCTGTGGGGAGCTTCTAAATTCGTCCCAGTTGCCTTTGGCATCCAGAAACTCAGCATCTCATGCGTAGTTGAGGATGATAAGGTTTCCATCGATTGGCTGACTGAGGAGATCGAGAAATTGGAGGATTTTGTCCAAAGTGTTGACATCGCTGCGTTCAACAAAATCTAA
- the LOC6527980 gene encoding mitochondrial chaperone BCS1 isoform X1, which yields MRFVTYTYKMTLPDLVAGLSSNPYFGAGFGLFGVGAAAAILRKGLQGGLILFRRHCMITLEVPCRDKSYQWLLKWITIRGARKTQHLSVETNFVQNDNGTIKTSYDFIPSIGKHLFQYKGNWIQVERTREQQTLDLHMGVPWETVTLTAFGNNKGIYFDILEEARQLALEATEGKTVLYTAMGAEWRPFGHPRRRRPTGSVVLDRGTSARIIADCQDFIKSSLWYTQRGIPYRRGYLLYGPPGCGKSSFITALAGELEYSVCLLNLSERGLTDDRLNHLLNVAPEQSIILLEDIDAAFVSREATPQQKSAFDGLNRITFSGLLNCLDGVGSTEARIVFMTTNYIDRLDPALVRPGRIDLKEYIGYCTQYQLEEMFKNFFANSDTAKAEEFGKRVNSFGRSASPAQIQGFFMKHKLSSPQTVIDSCEDIWENVLDHNKKNN from the exons ATGCGTTTTGTGACGTACACGT ACAAGATGACTTTACCCGATCTGGTAGCTGGACTTTCGTCGAATCCCTACTTTGGGGCTGGTTTCGGACTGTTTGGAGTGGGCGCCGCTGCTGCCATATTGCGGAAGGGACTCCAGGGCGGATTGATTCTGTTCCGGCGGCACTGCATGATTACCCTAGAGGTGCCGTGTCGGGACAAATCCTATCAGTGGCTGTTGAAATGGATCACCATCAGAGGAGCCCGAAAAACGCAGCACCTGAGCGTGGAGACGAACTTTGTGCAGAACGACAATGGCACGATTAAAACCAGCTACGACTTCATACCCAGCATAGGCAAGCATCTGTTCCAGTACAAGGGCAACTGGATTCAGGTGGAGCGAACCAGAGAGCAACAGACATTGGACCTTCACATGGGTGTTCCATGGGAAACAGTGACACTAACAGCGTTCGGCAACAACAAGGGTATATATTTTGACATCCTAGAAGAGGCTAGGCAACTGGCCCTGGAAGCCACAGAAGGCAAAACCGTGCTCTATACAGCGATGGGTGCGGAATGGAGGCCCTTTGGACATCCTCGCAGAAGGCGTCCAACTGGATCGGTGGTGCTGGATCGCGGAACTTCGGCAAGAATCATTGCCGACTGCCAGGACTTCATTAAGAGCTCTCTGTGGTACACGCAACGAGGAATCCCCTATCGAAGAGGCTACCTCCTGTATGGGCCGCCTGGTTGTGGCAAGTCTAGCTTTATTACTGCCCTGGCGGGCGAACTGGAGTACAGTGTTTGCCTGTTAAATCTATCTGAAAGAGGCCTCACAGATGATCGACTTAATCACCTTCTGAATGTGGCGCCAGAACAGAGTATCATTCTGCTGGAGGATATCGACGCAGCATTCGTCTCGCGGGAAGCTACTCCGCAGCAGAAATCCGCCTTTGACGGGCTCAACAGGATTACGTTCAGTGGACTCCTAAATTGTTTGGATGGTGTTGGTTCCACGGAAGCCAGAATTGTCTTTATGACCACAAATTACATTGACCGCCTGGATCCCGCCTTAGTTCGTCCTGGTAGAATCGATTTAAAGGAATACATTGGCTATTGTACGCAATATCAGTTGGAGGAGATGTTTAAGAACTTCTTCGCCAACAGTGACACCGCAAAAGCAGAGGAGTTCGGAAAACGCGTGAATTCCTTTGGACGTTCTGCCAGTCCGGCGCAGATTCAAGGATTTTTTATGAAGCATAAACTGTCGTCCCCGCAAACTGTTATTGATTCGTGTGAGGATATCTGGGAAAATGTTTTAGatcataataaaaaaaataattga
- the LOC6527982 gene encoding uncharacterized protein LOC6527982 isoform X1: MYCHTKSVSKLTMDEKDKAQHNMISNLPLLFANGYPTSLEKITESQLENFIPFMVQCSLGHINLPKKIDCSEPEWWPESAPFEIPLKKPKAFVGNWMEKMKEIVVICYQFHKSLFLLRFCNDLAAYEHASLRFINNYNSTTSLYDRRNNKLLVTFRNENMSYDRQQKNRKCLLLQKNNSSISENVQHMMVEPPPFDIYLCDNCDAELYSKEAILEHENICCMEDDVILCDSPEPDNKCDGKNEDIELRNAFLLNFNLQSKFSDNSLCKEKQKTYSFSEETSTETSNRKRRLPSRRNRTVHSFSRCSFIPISSPAGQQLLKSTKQTISMEYISERQERLDRFCYTPLIIKSNTRQKYFEKKSNTTVHCTFKKSHEHNYHIYSFPRRQFVKRRDTTENFLFLNSPLIKQCRPISVRLKKISEHVMEEQNHTANTKLNIRLTRHNSLNSHWRISPTKEVVVDTIDLCSSDDDEQQEQTTGLPKRLGSDALTIIKLTHNNRKSSRRAVEPSKCAPEPESVVDTSVKPLQQSLYIFSNYKANSVIKRCTVDSISNHSLVSSLSTSNTFSDSQGHRKEYNQENCNFSKNLVALTDWYAHSANSEKSTTNQTTESSTFEAISAAPPFNSSGRIISIDLTS; encoded by the exons ATGTATTGCCATACAAAATCGGTGTCGAAAT tGACAATGGATGAAAAGGATAAAGCTCAACACAACATGATATCCAACCTACCGCTTTTGTTTGCGAACGGATATCCAACATCCCTAGAAAAAATAACGGAGTCCCAGTTAGAAAATTTTATTCCCTTCATGGTGCAATGCTCTTTAGGACATATTAACTTACCAAAGAAAATAGATTGCAGTGAACCAGAATGGTGGCCCGAAAGCGCTCCTTTCGAGATTCCGCTCAAAAAGCCGAAAGCATTTGTTGGG AATTGGAtggaaaaaatgaaagaaattgTGGTCATATGCTATCAATTTCATAAAAGCTTATTTCTTTTGAGATTTTGTAATGATTTAGCTGCGTATGAACACGCGAGCTTGAgatttataaacaattataactCAACAACTTCATTGTATGACAGGAGAAACAACAAACTGTTGGTTACCTTTCGAAATGAAAACATG TCATATGATAGACAACAAAAGAATAGGAAGTGCTTGTTGCTGCAAAAGAACAATAGTTCCATTAGTGAAAACGTACAACATATGATGGTTGAGCCACCCCCTTTTGATATATATCTATGCGACAACTGTGATGCCGAACTTTATTCTAAAGAAGCTATACTC GAACACGAAAACATTTGTTGCATGGAAGATGACGTTATACTTTGTGATTCCCCTGAGCCAGATAACAAATGTGACGGGAAAAATGAAGATATCGAACTGCGCAACGCCTTTCTTTTAAACTTTAACCTGCAATCCAAATTCTCAGATAACAGTTTATgtaaagaaaaacagaaaacctATTCATTTAGCGAAGAAACATCAACGGAAACATCAAACAGAAAAAGGCGTCTACCATCACGGAGAAATCGAACGGTTCACTCGTTTAGTAGGTGTTCCTTTATCCCAATATCATCACCTGCAGGACAGCAATTGTTAAAGTcgacaaaacaaacaatatcAATGGAATATATTTCGGAAAGACAGGAACGCCTGGATCGGTTTTGTTACACACCATTGatcataaaatcaaataccAGGCAAAAGTATTTTGAGAAAAAATCAAACACTACCGTGCACTGTACATTTAAAAAGTCGCATGAACATAACTACCACATATATTCTTTTCCGCGACGTCAATTTGTTAAACGCAGAGACACTACTGAGAACTTTTTGTTTCTAAACTCTCCGCTGATTAAGCAATGCCGTCCAATATCAGTCAGATTGAAAAAAATTTCGGAACACGTAATGGAAGAGCAAAATCACACTGCAAACACAAAACTTAATATAAGACTAACGCGCCACAATTCGCTTAACTCGCACTGGAGGATTTCACCTACCAAGGAAGTAGTTGTTGATACAATTGACTTATGCTCCTCTGACGACGATGAGCAACAAGAGCAAACAACGGGCTTGCCAAAAAGACTTGGCTCGGATGCACTTACTATAATAAAACTCACGCATAACAACAGAAAGTCAAGCAGGCGGGCTGTTGAGCCAAGCAAATGTGCTCCTGAGCCAGAATCAGTAGTCGATACTTCTGTTAAGCCGCTACAGCaatctttatatatattttcaaactATAAGGCTAACTCTGTAATTAAGCGCTGTACTGTTGACTCGATATCTAATCATTCATTGGTTAGTTCTCTGAGTACATCGAATACTTTTTCCGATTCTCAAGGACACAGAAAGGAATACAATCAAGAAAACTGTAATTTCTCTAAGAACTTGGTCGCACTTACAGACTGGTATGCTCATTCGGCTAATTCGGAAAAGAGCACTACAAATCAGACTACTGAGAGTAGTACGTTTGAAGCAATTTCCGCGGCTCCGCCTTTTAATAGCAGTGGGCGAATAATTTCCATTGATTTAACTTCATAG
- the LOC6527979 gene encoding proteasome subunit alpha type-1 — translation MFRNQYDSDVTVWSPQGRLHQVEYAMEAVKLGTATVGLKNKETAVLVALCKPTSELSATQRKIIPIDDHLGISIAGLTADARVLSRYLRSECLNYKHSYDSTYPVSRLITNLGNKMQTTTQRYDRRPYGVGLLVAGYDERGPHIYQVTPSATFFNCKANSIGSRSQSARTYLEKKLNEFLDCSNDDIICHGIQAIRSTLPTDEHQSKENAGQFNITVAIVGKNQPFKILTDEEVKIYLEMAKQKGIPPNQPKDDDDDDHPSPPEEPAAGPRDPEVLVATEQRP, via the exons ATG TTTCGCAACCAGTACGATAGCGATGTTACGGTGTGGAGTCCGCAGGGACGTCTCCACCAGGTGGAGTACGCAATGGAGGCCGTGAAACTGGGAACCGCAACCGTGGGtctgaaaaataaagaaaccgCTGTACTCGTCGCCCTGTGCAAGCCAACATCGGAACTGTCGGCCACTCAGCGCAAGATCATCCCCATCGACGATCATCTGGGTATTTCCATTGCTGGCCTCACGGCTGATGCGCGTGTCCTTAGCCGGTACTTGCGCTCCGAGTGCCTGAATTACAAGCACTCGTACGACTCAACCTATCCGGTCTCCCGGCTGATCACAAACCTGGGCAACAAGATGCAGACTACCACTCAGCGCTACGATCGTCGTCCGTATGGTGTTGGTCTATTGGTCGCCGGCTACGATGAGAGGGGTCCGCACATCTATCAGGTCACGCCATCGGCAACCTTTTTCAATTGCAAGGCCAATTCGATTGGATCGCGTTCACAAAGTGCACGCACCTATCTGGAGAAAAAACTGAACGAGTTCCTGGACTGCTCCAACGATGATATCATCTGCCACGGCATTCAGGCTATTCGCAGTACCCTGCCCACGGATGAGCATCAAAGCAAAGAGAATGCTGGCCAGTTT AACATCACTGTGGCCATCGTCGGCAAGAACCAGCCATTTAAAATTCTCACTGATGAAGAGGTCAAAATATATCTTGAAATGGCCAAGCAGAAGGGCATTCCGCCTAATCAGCCTAaggacgacgatgacgatgaccaCCCATCCCCGCCAGAGGAACCAGCTGCGGGACCACGCGACCCAGAAGTCCTCGTTGCAACCGAGCAGCGTCCTTAG
- the LOC6527983 gene encoding probable elongation factor 1-delta isoform X2 yields the protein MKVEALDKFWADKSRYDLAEKRFYEGPQKIDGVTLDDGSKSELAQRLSQLEGENKDLKSQVSSLSQLLNAVVKRLDTVEAQLKLTNGVSKQPEAAAKKPEASDKDDDDDVDLFGSESEEEDGEAARIREERLAAYAAKKAKKVQIIAKSNIILDVKPWDDETDLKVMETEIRKITQDGLLWGASKFVPVAFGIQKLSISCVVEDDKVSIDWLTEEIEKLEDFVQSVDIAAFNKI from the exons ATGAAAGTAGAGGCACTGGACAAATTCTGGGCTGACAAGAGTCGCTACGATCTTGCCGAGAAGCGGTTCTACGAGGGTCCCCAGAAG ATCGATGGAGTAACCCTGGACGATGGCTCAAAGTCCGAGCTGGCCCAGCGCCTGTCCCAATTGGAGGGTGAAAACAAGGATTTGAAGTCCCAGGTTTCCTCATTGAGCCAGCTTTTGAATGCCGTAGTGAAGCGCTTGGACACCGTGGAGGCTCAGCTGAAACTGACCAATGGTGTGTCGAAGCAGCCAGAGGCCGCAGCGAAAAAACCAGAAGCAAGTGACAAagatgatgacgacgatgtGGATCTATTCGGATCGGAAAGCGAAGAGGAGGACGGAGAGGCGGCCCGCATAAGGGAGGAAAGACTGGCGGCTTATGCTGCTAAGAAGGCCAAGAAAGTTCAAATTATTGCCAAGTCGAACATCATTCTGGATGTCAAGCCCTGGGACGATGAGACCGATCTGAAGGTTATGGAGACAGAAATCCGCAAAATCACTCAGGACGGTTTGCTGTGGGGAGCTTCTAAATTCGTCCCAGTTGCCTTTGGCATCCAGAAACTCAGCATCTCATGCGTAGTTGAGGATGATAAGGTTTCCATCGATTGGCTGACTGAGGAGATCGAGAAATTGGAGGATTTTGTCCAAAGTGTTGACATCGCTGCGTTCAACAAAATCTAA